The Candidatus Omnitrophota bacterium genome has a segment encoding these proteins:
- the nrdR gene encoding transcriptional regulator NrdR, with translation MKCPYCGTNRDKVIDSRSSNNSKHIRRRRECLKCRKRFTTYEHVEEMPLMVIKKDSRREPFDRNKILSGLTKACEKRPVSVEQLEKLADAIEMQMQKNFEKEVKASVIGEFAMKQLHAMDQVAYVRFASVYRQFKDINQFMRELKQLLK, from the coding sequence ATGAAATGCCCGTATTGCGGCACAAATAGGGACAAGGTAATAGATTCGCGTTCCTCAAATAACAGTAAGCACATAAGACGCAGGCGCGAATGCCTGAAATGCCGCAAGCGCTTCACTACTTACGAGCACGTAGAAGAGATGCCGCTCATGGTGATCAAAAAAGACTCAAGGCGCGAACCCTTTGACAGGAATAAAATCCTCTCTGGCCTCACAAAGGCGTGCGAAAAACGCCCGGTCAGCGTAGAGCAGCTTGAAAAGCTGGCTGACGCGATAGAGATGCAGATGCAGAAGAACTTTGAAAAGGAAGTAAAGGCCTCTGTCATAGGGGAGTTTGCGATGAAGCAGCTTCACGCCATGGACCAGGTGGCATATGTAAGATTCGCTTCCGTATACAGGCAGTTCAAAGATATAAATCAGTTTATGAGAGAGTTGAAGCAGCTTTTGAAGTGA
- the amrS gene encoding AmmeMemoRadiSam system radical SAM enzyme has protein sequence MKEALYYKLERDKIRCELCPNDCLIADGKKGMCKVRVNKANTLYTEVYKRATSIALDPIEKKPLYHYHRGEYILSLGTKGCNFACPWCQNWPIAQGENASTYEMTKEEAVRRAKELGSFGIAYTYNEPFIWFEFVLECAEFAKKNGLENVLVTNGYVHKEPLYEILPYIGAMNIDIKSIEEKFYKEHCLGKLEPVLENTKIAKEKGVHIEITNLIIPTLNDSEKNIGGLVDWVYVNLGAETPLHFSRYFPCHKMKLPPTPVETLERAKEIADKKLKYVYLGNV, from the coding sequence ATGAAAGAAGCCCTTTACTATAAACTGGAACGCGATAAGATACGCTGCGAACTTTGCCCGAATGATTGCCTTATAGCCGACGGTAAAAAAGGCATGTGCAAAGTGAGGGTCAATAAGGCTAATACGCTCTACACTGAAGTGTACAAAAGGGCCACTTCTATAGCGCTGGATCCTATTGAAAAAAAGCCGCTCTATCATTATCATCGCGGCGAATACATACTCTCTCTCGGGACCAAAGGATGTAATTTCGCTTGTCCGTGGTGCCAGAACTGGCCCATCGCGCAAGGCGAAAACGCCTCTACGTATGAGATGACTAAAGAAGAGGCCGTACGGAGAGCCAAGGAACTCGGCTCCTTTGGCATAGCATATACATATAACGAACCTTTTATATGGTTTGAATTTGTTTTAGAATGCGCCGAGTTCGCGAAGAAAAACGGCCTTGAAAATGTCCTTGTGACAAACGGCTACGTACATAAAGAGCCGCTGTACGAGATACTTCCTTATATAGGCGCTATGAATATCGACATAAAGTCCATAGAAGAAAAGTTTTATAAGGAACACTGCCTCGGTAAACTCGAACCGGTGCTGGAGAATACAAAAATAGCCAAAGAAAAGGGCGTGCACATAGAGATTACGAATCTCATAATACCCACTCTGAACGATTCCGAAAAAAATATTGGGGGATTGGTGGATTGGGTCTATGTCAATCTCGGGGCCGAGACGCCGCTGCATTTTTCAAGGTATTTCCCGTGTCATAAGATGAAGCTTCCTCCGACGCCGGTGGAGACGCTGGAGCGAGCGAAAGAGATAGCCGATAAAAAATTAAAATACGTGTATTTGGGTAACGTGTAA
- a CDS encoding DUF1189 domain-containing protein: MKTFFGEIWKAISDFKFYKVVKNFSAGKAFKYILSLILLVSLILSIRYSFVLGAGLNVAMDWMKENLPVIEVQNGVASVNAEQPFKIAEQDFAVILDTTGKTASLDGYAKGVLLMKDKVIYKESEVKTEIYSLADVKSLRIDENFMNGIKKNAIWIIFPFMLLGIYIYMILARLLQTVIFSLITVFAAAINKVQLAYSQIFAIGIYAVTLSTLLGAMAALFLKEIPGMGWIYAAIYITYLIVAVINCKET; this comes from the coding sequence ATGAAGACATTTTTCGGAGAGATATGGAAGGCGATAAGCGACTTTAAATTTTACAAGGTAGTCAAAAATTTTTCGGCCGGCAAGGCATTCAAATACATATTATCCCTTATTTTATTGGTAAGCTTAATATTGAGCATACGCTATAGTTTTGTATTGGGCGCGGGGCTGAATGTGGCAATGGATTGGATGAAAGAGAACCTGCCGGTGATCGAGGTCCAGAACGGCGTCGCGAGCGTAAACGCCGAACAACCGTTTAAAATAGCGGAACAGGACTTTGCGGTCATACTTGATACGACGGGAAAGACAGCGTCGTTAGATGGGTACGCAAAGGGCGTGCTTCTCATGAAAGATAAGGTGATCTACAAAGAAAGCGAGGTAAAAACAGAGATTTACAGCCTCGCGGATGTCAAATCGCTCAGGATAGACGAAAATTTCATGAATGGCATCAAAAAGAACGCGATCTGGATAATATTTCCTTTTATGCTGCTGGGTATTTATATATATATGATCCTGGCGCGCCTTCTGCAGACAGTCATATTCAGCCTTATAACGGTTTTTGCCGCGGCGATCAATAAAGTGCAGCTCGCTTATAGCCAGATCTTTGCAATAGGTATATACGCGGTTACCCTAAGCACTCTTTTAGGCGCTATGGCGGCCCTATTTTTAAAGGAAATACCGGGAATGGGCTGGATTTATGCGGCGATATATATTACATATCTTATCGTGGCAGTTATTAATTGCAAAGAAACATAA
- a CDS encoding peptidyl-prolyl cis-trans isomerase: MLKYLRNKETAKKILIGLAIIIIPAFVLWGAGSSGRGGSGPSSAGILFGKKVPLQEYGQNWRAVKNEAMMRYPNFADIYEQLDLENQAWDRLILIREAAKERIKVTDDDVINTIRSFPFLLRGDKFDTDAYERLLKNVFQVSPRDYEEDIRNSLGIAKLINNVTKDIKVTDDELLKRYEEENEKIKINYVLESSKNFADKVDISEEEIEEYYKNNSQEFKMPARVNIEYIEFRYTDYLGGIEMDDENLKQYYDLHKKEFEHTESVHARHILVEDPDKAAEILKKLKGGLDFQKAANEYSKDSTKENGGDLGFFEKGKMIPDFEKAAFSLNPGEISGIVKTQFGYHIIKVEGKRPSYTETFEEAKEKISQRLTTERAKAKSYTEAFRARGAIEEGSAFEKAAQDYKKPLKKTGYFSKQEIIPGIGWNPVLVKTAFNLKEGEVGPLISPDSVKSDTNYIIRLVDKEEPGIPPLSEVTEEIRERVKLAKINALAKESMQKYESVIKEKMEKGAFFKDAAASLGLKPKESEYITRADYIRDIGPATVIKEVFDYNVGEVSPVISAPGGACIAQLADLEPIDMAKFEEIKEEFAKQYLEIKKAQILDAWFSGLKAKANLVTNLQ, encoded by the coding sequence ATGCTAAAATATCTGCGAAATAAGGAAACAGCGAAGAAGATATTAATAGGGCTTGCTATCATAATAATACCCGCCTTTGTGCTTTGGGGAGCAGGCTCCAGTGGAAGGGGCGGGTCCGGCCCTTCTTCCGCCGGCATATTATTCGGTAAGAAGGTCCCTTTGCAGGAGTACGGCCAGAATTGGCGCGCCGTAAAGAACGAGGCCATGATGCGATACCCCAATTTCGCCGATATATACGAACAGCTGGACCTCGAGAACCAGGCGTGGGACAGGCTTATACTTATCAGAGAGGCGGCTAAAGAACGCATAAAAGTCACGGATGACGACGTTATAAATACTATACGAAGTTTTCCGTTCCTTTTAAGGGGCGACAAGTTTGACACGGACGCCTATGAACGTTTATTGAAAAATGTCTTCCAGGTATCCCCGAGAGATTACGAAGAAGACATTCGCAACTCTCTGGGAATAGCCAAATTAATCAATAACGTCACAAAAGACATAAAAGTAACAGACGATGAGCTTCTAAAAAGATACGAGGAAGAGAACGAAAAGATAAAGATCAACTATGTCCTTGAATCATCGAAAAACTTTGCCGATAAAGTCGATATCTCCGAGGAAGAAATAGAAGAATATTACAAAAATAATTCGCAGGAATTCAAGATGCCGGCGCGTGTCAATATAGAGTATATAGAATTCAGGTATACTGATTACCTCGGCGGAATAGAAATGGACGACGAAAACCTCAAGCAGTACTACGACCTCCATAAAAAAGAGTTTGAACACACAGAAAGCGTCCACGCGCGGCATATATTGGTAGAGGATCCCGATAAGGCCGCCGAGATACTAAAGAAGCTGAAGGGCGGGTTAGATTTTCAAAAGGCGGCGAACGAATATTCCAAAGACTCCACAAAAGAAAACGGCGGCGACCTAGGGTTTTTTGAAAAAGGAAAGATGATACCCGATTTTGAAAAAGCCGCATTTTCCCTGAACCCCGGCGAGATAAGCGGCATCGTAAAAACCCAGTTCGGATATCATATAATAAAAGTTGAGGGAAAAAGGCCGTCTTACACTGAGACATTTGAAGAAGCGAAAGAAAAGATAAGCCAAAGACTGACGACCGAACGCGCGAAAGCAAAATCATATACCGAAGCCTTTAGAGCGAGGGGCGCCATAGAAGAAGGGTCCGCCTTTGAAAAAGCCGCCCAAGATTATAAAAAACCGCTAAAGAAGACCGGTTATTTTTCGAAGCAGGAGATCATACCCGGCATAGGCTGGAATCCGGTCTTAGTAAAAACGGCTTTTAATTTAAAGGAAGGCGAGGTAGGGCCTTTGATTTCGCCGGATAGCGTAAAATCGGATACAAATTATATAATCCGGCTCGTGGATAAAGAAGAGCCTGGTATCCCTCCTCTTTCAGAAGTGACGGAGGAGATAAGAGAAAGGGTAAAACTGGCTAAGATTAACGCGCTGGCAAAAGAAAGCATGCAAAAATACGAGAGCGTCATAAAAGAAAAAATGGAAAAGGGCGCTTTTTTTAAAGATGCGGCCGCGTCGCTTGGCCTAAAACCAAAGGAATCGGAATATATAACGCGCGCGGATTACATAAGAGATATAGGCCCGGCAACAGTTATAAAGGAAGTGTTCGATTATAATGTAGGTGAGGTAAGCCCTGTGATTTCCGCTCCGGGGGGCGCCTGCATAGCGCAACTGGCGGACTTAGAGCCCATTGATATGGCAAAATTCGAGGAAATAAAGGAAGAGTTCGCGAAGCAATATCTAGAGATAAAGAAAGCTCAAATTCTTGATGCCTGGTTCAGCGGCCTCAAAGCAAAAGCAAATTTAGTCACTAATCTACAGTAA
- a CDS encoding class II aldolase/adducin family protein — translation MSKKLIKDLIKIGRKIEDCGLVIGEGGNISAKAGSVIYIKVRGATLASKKQADYIPIDIKTGKPLCKNGVPSTEIHMHLACYKARKDVGAVVHTHPVFITALGIAAVRLERVSYEAKIHLKGGIARIPCIKPGTKELGMAVGRAIAKHNIVMLKKHGLLTVGKNIKEAFLRTLAAERAAMVYAYSKRAKT, via the coding sequence GTGAGCAAAAAATTGATAAAAGACCTGATTAAGATAGGAAGAAAAATAGAGGATTGCGGCCTTGTCATCGGCGAGGGCGGCAACATAAGCGCGAAAGCCGGCAGTGTTATATATATAAAGGTAAGAGGCGCAACGCTTGCCTCTAAAAAGCAGGCGGATTATATTCCTATAGATATAAAGACAGGGAAGCCGCTTTGTAAAAATGGCGTTCCGAGCACCGAAATACATATGCATCTGGCCTGCTATAAGGCGCGCAAAGATGTAGGCGCTGTCGTCCATACCCACCCTGTCTTTATAACAGCTTTGGGAATAGCTGCGGTCAGGCTTGAGCGTGTATCGTATGAGGCAAAAATACACTTAAAAGGCGGTATCGCAAGGATCCCTTGCATAAAGCCGGGAACAAAAGAGCTGGGAATGGCTGTAGGAAGGGCTATTGCGAAACACAACATTGTTATGCTAAAAAAGCACGGCCTCCTTACCGTTGGCAAGAATATAAAAGAGGCGTTTTTGCGGACCCTGGCAGCGGAAAGGGCGGCTATGGTCTATGCCTATTCCAAAAGAGCCAAGACCTAA
- a CDS encoding ATP phosphoribosyltransferase, whose amino-acid sequence MNPVKLKLGIPKGSLQESTIKMFDKAGFKISVSERSYFPTIDDEEIELIMLRAQEMSKYVEAGVLDCGITGGDWVLENSSDVKEVADLLYAKSGLRKVRWVLAVSEDSKIRSVKDLEGKRIATELVSVTKKYLKENKVTALVEFSWGATEAKVTTGLVDAIVELTETGSSLRANKLKIVETIAESVTKLIANKISYEDKTKREKIENIALLLKGALKSEGMVGLKMNVKKNDLAKVLKVLPALMRPTVANLSDDEWCDVDTVIEEKIVRVLIPELKKAGAQGIVEYPLNKVIE is encoded by the coding sequence ATGAACCCCGTAAAATTGAAATTAGGCATTCCTAAAGGCAGCCTTCAGGAATCCACCATAAAGATGTTCGACAAAGCCGGCTTTAAGATATCGGTAAGCGAGCGCTCCTATTTTCCCACGATAGACGATGAGGAAATAGAATTGATTATGCTAAGGGCGCAGGAGATGTCCAAATACGTGGAAGCAGGTGTCCTTGACTGCGGAATAACGGGCGGTGACTGGGTCCTCGAGAACAGCTCCGACGTAAAAGAGGTCGCGGACCTCCTTTATGCCAAAAGCGGTCTTCGGAAAGTGCGTTGGGTCCTGGCAGTGTCCGAAGACTCAAAAATAAGATCGGTCAAAGACCTGGAAGGTAAAAGGATAGCCACGGAACTTGTCAGCGTCACAAAAAAATATCTCAAAGAGAACAAAGTTACCGCTCTTGTCGAATTCAGCTGGGGCGCTACCGAGGCAAAAGTGACAACGGGCCTCGTTGACGCGATAGTCGAACTTACCGAGACAGGTTCCAGCCTCAGGGCAAACAAGCTTAAGATAGTAGAGACCATCGCGGAATCGGTCACCAAACTTATTGCCAATAAAATTTCGTACGAAGACAAAACGAAACGCGAGAAGATAGAAAATATAGCGCTTCTCTTAAAAGGCGCCCTCAAGTCCGAAGGAATGGTCGGCCTTAAGATGAATGTAAAAAAGAACGACCTCGCGAAAGTGCTTAAGGTGCTTCCCGCTTTGATGAGGCCTACAGTCGCAAACCTCAGCGACGATGAGTGGTGCGACGTCGATACGGTTATAGAAGAGAAAATCGTCAGGGTTTTAATACCAGAATTGAAAAAGGCCGGCGCTCAGGGGATCGTTGAGTACCCGCTGAACAAAGTTATTGAATAG
- a CDS encoding tetratricopeptide repeat protein gives MNKIYKLSIAALFLILACRVLLADKEAKLDDWIQKIRLEKNDNFSQALAHYSMGIIYDHEEKLEKAIAEYKEAIKYDPHEPLFHIRLGADMLISKNPDEAFKEFDEAERLDPDNLQVKFLKALTYTTLRKFDEAAVEYRSIVEKDPGNLKALNSLADLYVIEEKLLEAADIYEKLLKTKEGTVPVIYFNLGIIYSKLENTERAIESFKKALEAEPDYIEAYLAIGVLYETKKDYQNALKFYEEALKIDPLNRKIYRHIAEIYYEAGRIDDAVRNYEILITLDPRDGNSYIDLAYVYIREKNNEKGIAILKDALTKEVAKKKEVQIALGYALALDKKYDEAIEEYKKILKEDPNNPKANFFLGTAYERAGQAEEAIAAFRKTLEIEPNNAEACNYLGYMFAERGENFDESVTLIKKALDLDPENGAYVDSLGWAYYNKGLIDEALLELLRAAALMGDDATIRDHLGDAYYKKGMKDKAIIEWKKSFELDNTQKEVTEKIRQAE, from the coding sequence TTGAACAAGATATATAAACTGTCGATAGCCGCTTTATTTTTGATTTTGGCGTGCAGAGTGCTCTTAGCGGATAAAGAGGCGAAGCTTGACGACTGGATACAAAAGATCCGACTTGAGAAAAACGATAATTTTTCCCAGGCGCTTGCCCATTATTCAATGGGCATTATTTATGACCACGAGGAGAAATTAGAAAAAGCGATCGCCGAATACAAAGAAGCGATAAAATACGATCCCCACGAGCCGCTCTTTCACATACGCTTAGGCGCCGATATGCTTATATCGAAAAATCCGGACGAGGCCTTTAAGGAATTTGACGAGGCCGAGAGGCTGGACCCGGATAACCTTCAGGTAAAATTTTTAAAGGCGCTTACTTATACAACACTGCGCAAATTCGATGAAGCAGCCGTCGAATATAGAAGTATAGTGGAAAAGGACCCGGGGAACCTTAAAGCCCTAAACTCTTTGGCTGATTTGTATGTCATAGAAGAAAAATTGCTCGAAGCCGCCGACATATATGAAAAGCTCTTAAAGACAAAAGAAGGCACGGTGCCTGTAATCTATTTTAATCTCGGCATAATATATTCAAAATTAGAAAATACCGAGCGAGCAATAGAAAGTTTCAAAAAGGCATTGGAAGCGGAACCGGATTATATAGAAGCATATCTTGCTATCGGTGTTTTATATGAAACGAAGAAGGATTATCAAAACGCGCTGAAGTTTTATGAAGAAGCGCTTAAGATAGACCCTTTAAACAGAAAGATATACAGGCACATAGCCGAAATATACTATGAAGCAGGCAGGATAGATGATGCCGTACGCAATTATGAAATCCTGATAACGCTGGATCCGAGAGACGGCAATTCATACATAGACCTGGCTTACGTGTATATAAGAGAAAAGAATAACGAAAAAGGCATAGCCATTTTAAAAGACGCATTGACGAAGGAAGTTGCCAAAAAAAAGGAAGTACAGATCGCCCTGGGTTATGCCCTTGCGCTCGATAAAAAATATGATGAGGCGATAGAAGAATATAAAAAGATTTTGAAGGAAGACCCCAATAATCCAAAAGCAAATTTCTTCTTAGGTACGGCTTACGAAAGAGCCGGGCAAGCCGAAGAGGCGATAGCGGCCTTCAGAAAGACCCTGGAAATAGAACCGAATAACGCCGAGGCATGTAATTATCTGGGGTACATGTTTGCCGAACGAGGTGAAAATTTCGACGAGTCGGTAACTCTTATAAAGAAAGCGCTAGATCTGGACCCGGAAAACGGCGCGTATGTAGACTCACTCGGCTGGGCGTATTATAATAAGGGCCTAATTGACGAGGCGCTTTTGGAACTTTTGAGGGCAGCCGCCCTGATGGGCGACGATGCCACTATACGTGATCATTTAGGCGACGCCTATTACAAAAAAGGCATGAAGGATAAAGCCATTATAGAATGGAAGAAGTCTTTTGAGTTAGATAATACACAGAAGGAAGTAACTGAGAAAATACGACAGGCCGAATAA
- a CDS encoding transketolase, producing MQRPSIDELNKKAKEIRRTVLKMLTEASSGHTGGSLSVVEIIISLYYCKMRHDPKNPGWQGRDRLVLSKGHACPTLYAVLAECGYFPKTELMTLRKFGTRLQGHPQLGLPGIEASTGSLGQGLSIAIGMALAARLDKKDTRVYCVMGDGELNEGQIWEAAASAAHYKLDNLCGIVDHNKLQIDGPCEEVMDMGPLKDKWASFGWNVLECDGHNIKELMDSLDSAERKKAKPTVILAHTVKGKGVSFVEHKAEWHGIAPKKEELDRALKELE from the coding sequence ATGCAAAGACCTTCAATAGATGAATTAAACAAAAAAGCAAAAGAGATAAGAAGAACGGTATTAAAGATGCTTACCGAGGCAAGTTCAGGCCATACGGGGGGCTCTTTGTCCGTCGTAGAGATAATAATAAGCCTTTACTATTGCAAGATGAGGCACGATCCCAAAAATCCCGGCTGGCAGGGGCGCGACCGGCTGGTCCTTTCTAAAGGGCATGCCTGCCCGACACTGTACGCTGTTTTGGCCGAATGCGGTTATTTTCCAAAGACAGAATTGATGACACTTAGAAAATTCGGGACGCGCCTTCAGGGACACCCGCAGCTCGGACTTCCCGGCATAGAAGCGTCGACGGGTTCTTTGGGTCAGGGGCTTTCCATAGCCATAGGAATGGCGCTGGCGGCGCGGCTTGATAAAAAGGATACAAGAGTTTACTGCGTCATGGGTGACGGCGAACTGAACGAAGGCCAGATATGGGAAGCCGCGGCTAGTGCCGCTCATTATAAGCTTGATAATCTATGCGGTATTGTCGATCATAATAAATTACAGATAGACGGCCCCTGCGAGGAAGTTATGGATATGGGCCCTCTAAAGGATAAATGGGCTTCATTCGGATGGAATGTTCTTGAGTGCGACGGCCATAATATAAAAGAACTTATGGACTCACTCGACTCGGCCGAGCGAAAAAAGGCGAAGCCCACGGTTATTTTGGCGCATACCGTAAAAGGAAAAGGCGTATCTTTCGTGGAACATAAAGCGGAGTGGCACGGCATAGCGCCTAAAAAAGAGGAACTCGACAGGGCGTTAAAGGAGTTGGAGTAA
- a CDS encoding transketolase family protein → MLSVKGELKLDSTRNGFGKGLVELGKANKNIVVLSADLTDSVRAHWFKKEFPDRFFSFGVAEQNMISAAAGFALSGKIAYAATFGVFAAGRAWDQVRVSVDYMNLNVKIVGTHAGISVGEDGYTHQALEEITLMRVLPNMTMIVPSDFTEAKRATLKAAEWKGPVYIRLGRNASPILTEESDPFEIGKGILARPGKDITIVACGQMFFEAMKAAEILAQKKIDARVINMHTIKPIDEAILLKAAKETGAFVTAEEHSMRGGLGGAVTEILSQNYPVPVKMVGMAGCGQSGSPQELFKCFNLLAEDVARAAEGALAMKRP, encoded by the coding sequence ATGCTAAGCGTTAAGGGCGAACTAAAACTGGATTCTACCAGAAACGGTTTCGGGAAGGGCTTGGTCGAGCTCGGCAAAGCGAATAAAAACATCGTTGTTTTGAGCGCCGATCTTACCGATTCCGTAAGGGCGCATTGGTTCAAGAAGGAATTTCCCGACAGGTTCTTTTCTTTCGGCGTAGCCGAACAGAATATGATAAGCGCCGCGGCAGGATTTGCCCTTTCCGGCAAAATAGCCTACGCGGCTACTTTCGGAGTATTCGCGGCCGGCAGGGCATGGGACCAGGTGAGGGTGTCGGTCGATTATATGAATCTCAACGTCAAGATCGTAGGTACGCACGCCGGTATTTCGGTGGGAGAAGACGGCTATACCCATCAGGCGCTTGAAGAGATCACTTTGATGCGGGTCCTTCCCAATATGACCATGATAGTGCCGTCGGACTTTACGGAAGCCAAAAGAGCGACTCTAAAAGCGGCCGAATGGAAAGGGCCAGTCTATATCAGGCTCGGCAGGAACGCCTCGCCGATTCTTACCGAAGAAAGCGATCCGTTTGAGATAGGAAAAGGTATACTCGCCAGGCCCGGCAAGGACATCACCATAGTGGCGTGCGGCCAGATGTTTTTTGAGGCGATGAAGGCCGCGGAGATATTGGCCCAAAAAAAGATAGACGCGCGCGTAATAAATATGCACACGATTAAGCCCATAGATGAAGCGATACTTTTAAAAGCAGCAAAAGAGACGGGAGCGTTTGTCACTGCCGAAGAGCACTCTATGCGCGGCGGCCTCGGCGGCGCTGTTACAGAGATCCTTTCTCAGAACTACCCGGTTCCCGTAAAGATGGTAGGCATGGCGGGCTGCGGCCAGTCAGGAAGCCCGCAGGAATTGTTTAAATGTTTCAACCTTCTGGCTGAAGATGTGGCAAGGGCGGCAGAAGGTGCTTTAGCGATGAAAAGGCCATAA
- a CDS encoding 4-(cytidine 5'-diphospho)-2-C-methyl-D-erythritol kinase, with protein MKNIELYSPAKINLFLDIFGKRSDGYHDIMTVFEKIDLCDTILLSALPDDKIILVSDSKDMPQDETNLAYKAAIILKEAYGVSAGVKINIKKKIPVAAGLGGGSSNAATVLKGLNELWKLTLGEDELWGIAKRIGADVPFFIFNYSFALGLGRGDEISPIKSSLEMWHLIITPPKEVLTKDVYNDISLNLTGQRPDVKMIIHAIRKSDLKGIKNGLHNTLEPVVAKKVTDISLVKDFFKKMGFDAAKVTGSGPTIFVLTDNRKEAEILEKEFSKSLEKDAKDGWGIFVAKTLRD; from the coding sequence ATGAAAAACATTGAACTGTATTCTCCGGCGAAGATCAATCTGTTCCTGGATATTTTTGGAAAACGAAGCGACGGTTACCACGATATAATGACCGTATTTGAAAAGATCGACCTGTGCGACACCATCCTCCTTAGCGCACTTCCCGACGATAAAATAATCCTTGTATCCGACAGTAAAGACATGCCCCAGGACGAGACCAATCTTGCCTATAAAGCCGCGATCATTCTGAAAGAGGCCTATGGCGTCTCCGCCGGCGTAAAGATAAATATTAAAAAGAAGATCCCTGTAGCAGCGGGGCTCGGAGGGGGTTCCAGCAACGCGGCAACCGTCTTAAAGGGCCTTAATGAATTGTGGAAGCTAACATTGGGCGAAGATGAACTTTGGGGTATTGCGAAAAGAATCGGCGCAGATGTCCCTTTTTTTATTTTTAACTACTCGTTTGCCTTAGGCTTGGGCAGAGGCGATGAAATAAGCCCGATAAAGTCCTCTTTGGAGATGTGGCATCTTATAATAACCCCACCCAAAGAGGTGCTTACAAAAGATGTCTATAATGATATAAGTTTAAACTTGACAGGACAAAGGCCCGATGTTAAAATGATAATCCACGCCATCAGGAAAAGTGATTTAAAAGGCATAAAGAACGGCCTACACAACACTCTGGAACCGGTTGTAGCAAAAAAGGTTACGGATATTTCACTGGTAAAGGATTTCTTTAAAAAGATGGGATTTGATGCCGCGAAAGTCACCGGCAGCGGTCCCACTATTTTTGTCTTAACCGATAACAGAAAGGAGGCAGAAATATTAGAGAAAGAATTCAGCAAATCTTTAGAGAAGGACGCTAAAGACGGTTGGGGTATTTTCGTTGCGAAAACATTACGAGACTAA
- a CDS encoding septation protein SpoVG family protein — protein MEITEVRIFPRESEDRKLKAYATITIDNAFVVRNVKVIEGNKGLFVAMPSRKLREACPKCNYKNAVRSRFCNQCGAALPQGGEPSASPRGERKLETTSDENGRQSGHRDIAHPITQECREYIQNKVLSAYKNEIKSPTPPESYEGARVRKDFPKAAPATPAAPAAPIAPAAPAAPAAPVAPAAPKYESQKMTPPREDDFEGDLEL, from the coding sequence ATGGAAATAACAGAAGTCAGGATTTTCCCGCGAGAAAGCGAAGACCGTAAGCTGAAAGCTTACGCAACGATAACTATAGATAACGCGTTCGTAGTGAGGAACGTTAAGGTCATAGAAGGCAATAAGGGCCTCTTCGTAGCCATGCCTTCAAGGAAGCTTAGAGAGGCGTGCCCAAAATGCAATTACAAGAATGCCGTAAGAAGCAGATTCTGCAACCAGTGCGGAGCGGCACTCCCGCAGGGCGGCGAACCCTCGGCTTCGCCGCGAGGCGAGCGAAAATTGGAAACTACTTCCGACGAGAACGGCAGGCAGTCCGGCCACAGGGACATAGCCCATCCGATCACCCAGGAATGCAGGGAATATATTCAGAATAAAGTATTGAGCGCGTACAAAAACGAGATAAAGAGCCCGACGCCTCCGGAGAGTTACGAAGGCGCCAGGGTGAGAAAAGATTTTCCCAAGGCCGCGCCGGCCACGCCGGCCGCTCCGGCAGCGCCCATAGCGCCCGCAGCGCCGGCAGCGCCGGCCGCGCCCGTAGCGCCGGCAGCTCCGAAATATGAGTCTCAGAAAATGACTCCTCCCCGTGAAGACGATTTTGAAGGGGATTTGGAATTATAG